TGCCACGCCCGGCAGTTTGCTCGCTGATTTATCGCGTCGGCAAGGGCCTTGTAGTGCGGCTCGGCCGGAGGGGTGGTGTCGCGGTCCATCAGGTAGAACTCGGGGCGGTTGAAGCCTTCCAGCCTCGAGACCCAGAGGTCGAGGTTACTTCCACCGAGCGGGATGAACACAAGGTGGCCTTGGTCCTCCGCTTCGCCAAGGTCAGGAATGTCTTCCCCCGCGTCATGCAGGATCTTCGAGATGATTCGGAGGAAATTGATGTCGTTTCGCCCCTCGACGCCAAAAAACACCTTGATATTGTGGTCCGGCAGCACACCAAGCGAGGCGACGATCTCCTTGATCGTTTCTTCTTCCTTCCCATGGCGAACAATGGGCTCGCCGCTTTCACGGGTGATTAGACGCAGTGATTCTTGTGGAAAGCGGCGCGCCAGCATGGGGGTATGGGTCGTCAGGAAGACCTGGCAACCCGGTCGCTCGGCCAGATCCTCAAGAGCCTTGACGAGCATCACTTGATTGTGCGGATGCTGGCTGGTTTCCGGCTCCTCAATGGCGTAGATGAGTCCCGCGCTCTTCTCCTCGGCCTCCTTCTCGGCCTTTGCACGAAAGAAGTTCAGCAAGACAAGCCGGCGCGTCCCGCTCCCACGCTTATTGATCGGAATGTCCTCATCGCCGGTGAGGTTGACTGAAAAGAGCGTGTCCCAGTTCTTATTTGAGACCCTTGGCGTCAACTGCCGCGCTAACTCAGGGTTCATCTCCGCAATCTTCTCAACCGTCCGGTTGGCGATCTCTTGGACCTCTGCCTTCACCTTCTCCGCAATCTGGTTGAGTGTATCCTCCTGTGCCTTGATGGCTTCCTTCACGGCAGCCTTCATCGGGTCTTGCGCTTCGGCGTCCTGGTCCGTGCTGGGACGGTCGGACTTGAATACCGCGTAGACGGGCAGGTGCTTCTTGATCTGATCCCATATGGCCTTCGCCGCCTCAGCCTTGAGTTCAACGTCCACTTCCTGGCATTGCAGGTCTGTAGCATGGGCCCAAATGGCGCGGCGCAGTTCCGTGTTGACCGTCTGATTGACGTTGCTCAGGTCAACACCAAGAGAACTGGCCCGCTTCTTGAGCTTCTCGTTGGTCAGCGACAACAGGTCAGCGTAACTGTCCGCTGTTGGGTGTGCGGCGCGCGCATACACTCCTGAACACTTGGGTTTGGCGAGACCACAGTCGTAGACTTTGGTGATCTCCAAGAAACCTTGGCTATTCAGCAGGTGCTCGCTTTTAAAGTCCGTAGGGAACTGGGCATCAATCACGAGATTTGACGGCAAATCGTCGAAGACGCAAGCGATTCGGATGTTGGCATTATCCGCGTGGACGCACACGTCGTCCTTGTCCGGCGCAGCCTTCTCGTCGAAGAACAGGTTAAGGGCATCAAAGAGTGAGGACTTCCCAGAATCGTTCTTGCCGACAAAGACCACGAGGTTGTCGAGGTCGATAATGGTCTCGTCCTTGTAGCACCGGAAATTCGTGACCTTGAGTTGAATCAGCCTCATATATCGTTCTCAGTCGTTGACGCACTGCCATACGCCGACGGACGCTTCCGCACCTCCATCGGCCGAGTCATCGCATTCACATCCATCCAGTAGTGTTGGATTTTTGTTACTTCCTGCCACGGGAAACGGGCCGGATCTTTGATGGGCTCCTGCAATTCAGGTGTTCCGCAACAATTGGTGACTACATAAAGCCAATAACAGTCCCGGCGGTCTTCGGCGACGCGTCGTTCATTGGGGGTTAAAATTATGGTTCCCGTGGCTGCGCCAAGACCTTTGACCTCAATCAGACGAAGTTCACCGGAGGCAAGATCCAGACTTGTAAGATCATAGCCAAGGTTCTTTTCATGGACATCATAGACCTGCCGGCCCTGAGATTTTTCATATTCAATCACGACCTGCATCGCGACCGCCTCGGTCTGGGGGTTGGGCTGCATATGGCGAATTTCCGGGTCCTGCCGCTGGGGATGGGGCAGGATCAGGACGCTGGTCAGGCGTTCTACGGCCTGGAGGGACAAGGAACGCTGCTGCTGGAGTTCCCTGCGTCGGCAGTCACGGCGGGCCAGAAGTTCGGCGTGGCGATTTTCAGCCTGAGCCAGACGTCCCTCGGCACCGGGAATGCCTTTGCGGACTTCCTCACCGGCCTTGCCGATCTCCTCATCGGCCCGCTGAATCAGTTCGGTCAGGGATAGTTCGATGTGATCTGCGATGCGCTGAAGTTCGGACAGCCGTTCCCGCCTCGTCTCCTCCAGAAAGGCGATCAGGGCATTTTCATGAAGCCAGCCGGACGGTTCGGGCTGGGCAGCGACGGCAGGCAGTTCAGCAGGCGGCTGACCGGGAATAAAATCACCCAGCATTCCGGGTTCCCGCAGAACCGGAGCAGCCCCTTCCTTAACTTCTACTGCGAACAGTTTTTCATGAACAATATGCCCCAGTCCATCGACCACACGGGCACGATAAAAGTCCAGCCGCGACGGTGTTTCGTGCTTAAGGGAGTAAAAACAGGCCCCTTTGGAGAAAGTCTCCCTCCCGGATTCAAAGATGTGCCTGCGGATGGCTTCAAACAAGGGGTGACCCGGCGTGACCCATTCGAGATTGTTCTTTTCCGCGATTTCCCGATCCGTTGAGCATCGCGGGTATCGGCTTGCCAGCGCAGGCAGTTTCCAATCCGGCTGGCGCTCAAACCGTCGCAGAACCGAAGGCGTCTGGGCCGGTTCAAAGGCGTGTGGGAGACTGTCCACAATCTTAAGTTTGAGCGGAACATATTCGGCAGCCTCCCGAATGAATCGGGCGATGGTTTCCGGCACAACACGCCGCTCCTGAGCCCGCGCACGACGTTCGACCAACATCTCCAAGTTGAGCTTCTTGGAAGCAAGCCCTTCGAGCGCGTTTTGGCAGATCGCCCGGAATTGTCCCTCATCTACGTCCTTGAGCAACCGTTCTTCAAGGTCGGCGTCGCCCAGTTTTCCAGCGTAGTAATCGCGTAGGATACGCTCCACGTGCGCGGCGGGTAGCACCTCGCCTACGACGTTGAAGACCGCATCGTCATCAAGAGCATCGCGGATCTCCTGGAGCTTTTCGAGCAGCCGCTGGAGTACGCGGCCCTCGATGGTATTCGTCGCCACGAAGTTGAAGATGAGGCAGTCCTTGCGCTGGCCGTAACGGTGAATGCGGCCCATGCGCTGTTCGAGCCGATTGGGGTTCCAGGGGATGTCGTAGTTGAAGAGGATGTTGCAGCACTGGAGGTTGATACCTTCTCCTGCCGCTTCGGTAGCCACCAGAACCTGAATGCTGCCCTCCCGGAACTGTTGCTCTGAATACAGCCTGGTGCCGGGTTCATCGCGCGAGCCCGGTTTCATCCCGCCGTGAATGCTGCCGACCTCGAATCCCCACGATTTGAGCTTCTCCATCAGGTAGTCGAGCGTATCCTTGAACTCGGTGAAAATAAGAAGACGTTGTTTCTGATGATCAAAGAACCCTTCCTTGTGCAGTAGGTCCCGGAGTTTGGACAGTTTAGCTTCGGAATCCGACTCCTCGACAGCTCGGGCCTGCTCGGCGAGCCCGCGAAGTTCTGCAATTTCTTCGCGCACCTGCTCGGCATTCCCGGCGAGCGTGATGGCCTCCAGCATCTGCTCCAATCGCTCGCGTTCGCTCTCTTCCATCTCTTCCAGTTCTTCGGGTTCCGGAAGATCAGGCGGAGCAAACCGTGACAATTCCTGAGCTCGTTTCAACCCCTCTTCAAGCCGTCTGGCACGGTTTTCTAAGCTCTGTCGCATGGCACGGGCACTGGATGCTAAGCGGCGTTGATACAAAGCCATCAGGAATCCAACAGCCCGAGCCCGCGGATCGTCGCCCTGAGCTGCAGCTTTAGCACTCTGCAGTTTGACAAAACGTGTCACTTCCCGGTACAGATCGAATTCAGGTCCGTCGAGTTGGAAGTCTACTGTATGGGGTATTCGCTTTGTAAAAATCTTCTCAGCAGCCCATGTGCCATCCGCACGCCGTTCAGGGAAATAAACCATGGCCTCTTTCGTTCGACGCAGATAAAAGGGTGCCCTGCGGCGCTCCATAGCCTCACGGATCGACCGAACATCGGCATATGCATCATAATCGAGTAGCTGCAGAAATAGACTAAAATTGGTCGGATCTCCCTTGTGCGGAGTGGCCGTCAGGAGCAGGATGTGATCAGTTGTGTCCCTAAGCAGTTCACCTAAGGCATATCGTGCTGTCTTCTTTGATGGAGGTGACCACGACATCCTGTGGGCTTCGTCAACAATTACCAAGTCCCACCGTACCTGTTTTAGGCCCGGAAGGATCTCTGTACGTTTGGCGAGGTCGAGTGAAGTAATGATCTTTTTCTGTTCCAGCCACTGGTTGATGCCGAACTGGTCTCGGATGTCCCCGCCCTTTAGCACAACAAACTTCTCATCAAACCTCTCTTTTAACTCACGCTGCCATTGAAAAGACAGATTGGCCGGACAGACGACAAGAATCCTCTCTGCCAGCCCCCTCATCTGCAATTCACGGAGCAGGAGACCCGCCATGATGGTTTTACCGGCTCCGGCATCATCCGCCAGCAGAAAGCGTACCCGGGCCAGCTTCAGCAAATAGTCATAAACCGCCTCCAACTGGTGAGGAAGAGGATCGACGCGAGAAATCGAAAGCCCAAAGTAAGGATCGAACTCATATGCAATGCCCAGACAATATGCCTGTAGTGCGAGGCGTAACAATTCACCATTGGCTTGATAAGTCGGTGAGCAGTCGAGGATATGAAGTTGCTCCAGATCTGATGGAGTTAAGGTGACACGTCTGAACCGCTCTGTCTGGGTGCCTACGAGACCAAACGTCCATGAATTATTTCCATTTTCGGATGCAGTCTCTATACGCATAGGTTCATTGAATAAGGGACCTGTAATAATGTGGCCGGGGATAAACATGCCTGCACTCATCTCGTTCTCCTATTGGGATGATATAAGAGAACATATATCATGATATCCCGATCTCGGATATCGATAAATATGGGCAATTTCTGCATGGGAACCTCCAATCAGCGATTTAACCGCACATAATCATACCCTTTTGTCCGGAATATGCAATAAAAAATATTGACAAGATTTACTGGACATAATAGGTGTACATTTGACAAAAAGCATAAAATCTTTCTTCATGAATTTAAGATTGACCCGTATCGGGACGATATCGTATATTATTGTAGAAGAGCGGGTAAGTCCTGTAATGTGCCTTGGGTGCTCCCTTCCATCGGTTGGCTATGAGCCCAAGGAAGATCGGCATTACAGGGACCGCTTTTTTTATGCGCTACCCTGCGGCAGATATTCATCCTCATAGCAGATTCGACGGGCAAAAACATCATACCAATCCGTCTCCCGCTGCCTGTATTTGCGGGCAATTCCCCAGCAGAACAGATCAACTGCTTGAAGACACGGATCTTCCAGCGAGTTTAAGTGCTCCACCGTAAAGCCCGTGTTCAGGGGAAGCTGGCCTTCAATGTACTTCTGAATATATTGGTTAAAATCCCGAATCTCGGAACGGTTTTTACTCTTGTCTACGATTAAACGGACATTGGTCTGGACATCGGAAAGCGGAATTTGCTGGATAATCAGACGCGACAAGAAGTTGTAGAGCTTGCTTTGGCCAGTGGCGGGATGAAACTTTGGATAAACCCGTCTTTTATTCAAAATAAGGGTATACAGAGACCATGAATCCGCCCGGATCTGGCGGTAAAAATAGAGTTTGACTGGCAGGCTGGTATTTGTGCCTTTCAGTTCCTTGCAATCCTTGTCTTTTTTGCATTTGCCCCTGACTTTGTTTTTAATTGTCCGAAGAATAGCCCTTTTTATATCGTCTCTGGCCCAGCCGTCATGGCAAATCAGAAGCCTCAGAATAAATTTTGAACTGGTTCCACGCCTCGAAAAATCAAAGCCCAGATCACCGGATTCATCCAAATAAATGTACAATACGAGCTCCTAAATAATGATGGAAGACATTCTAATGCCGGAAATAAAGCATTACTATAGTGCTTTTTACAAAAAGCACAAACGGGTAAAGGATTTGAGCAGAAACGGGAATTTTTCCCCAAAATGACCTAACTTGCTATAGATTAACAAGTTAACTATATACAAAAATGCTGGATTATAAAATTCATTTCCATATATAATGAGTCCAGGAGAAAAACGAAATTCGGTGCCCCGAGACTCTTGCGATCCCAGGGCGTAAATACTGTATGCCGGCGGAGCCGGGAAAACTCTTGTTGTAAGGAGACATAACATGTCGCGTAATTTTTCATTCAAAACTTTTTTCAGGTCTGTTTCCGCAACCCTTTTACAGAAGTATTTTGAGCATCATCACCTGCTCACCGATTTTGATTGGTCGCTGGAAAGTGACCAGTTGGCCGATGCTCTAAACGCGGAAATTGAAAAACTCTCAGACAACCATGCAGCGATCATCGAACAGGATTTTGCCACGATTTCGGATTTGGCAAACGAGGAATCCATTTTAGGCTTGATGGAAATTGCACGCGCTCTTTATGACAAGCCAGACCCTATTATTGACGAGATGATTCAGCAGTCCGGTTTTCTGAATCAGGTGTTGTGGATCAGTTTAGAACAACCGGATGTATACGAGTGGGTCATTCGCATGGAGCGGATGGAAAAGATGACGTTTAAAGAAGACTGTTTGGTGGGCAGGGGTTTGCATTGTTCAACAGACGATGAAGCGGTCGAAAACCTTAAAAAACGTATCCAGAAATTTTTTAAACATCAGCGACGCGGCCGAAATTGCCAGATTGATGTCTACGTCCGGCCTAACCCAACCCGTTACTGCTTTTTTGCGTATCCTGAAGATTATCCCAAGCGGGATTTAACCTACAGGAGCAGTCGGCTCGTGTCGGATGTGCGGCGGCCGGTGCTGGAGATTGTGTTCGTTTACGAACCGGAAAATGGGAACCTGAAAGTCCACGCCAGCAGAATGCGAAAAGTGGAGGTCATGCAAGCCGCCTTCTGTCAGGCTATCTTGGGATTGCCGGGGATTCCCAGCGGGAGTACGAGGGTGTATGACCTGGCCAAGTTACTGGATCCGTCTTTTCGGTTTCCAACCGATCCGGAAGATCTGGTGGAAGAGGTGTCCCTGAAAATGCTAAAGGTCACACTCGATCAAAATTATAACCGGAAAATTACCTGTGAGGGCAATCCGCAAAATGGTGGTGCTGAATTGGTCCAGAACATGATATCAGAGGCCATTACCGCTTGTGGTGGGAAGGACAGTTTCATTAAGGTAATGTCGGCCAAAATTTCTATGAAATTCAAGGCACCGGAAGGTGGCCGCAAAAGGAGTGTTACCTTTATCCTGACTGTTCCCAGCGGCTCGACTTTGGAAGATAAGCCGCATCACCATATCGCACGTAAGTATTTGGAAAAATGGGGCCTTGTGCGAACCTTGCTGACGGAAACGGAGGAAGCGGCCTGATGGAATTGAACGAGCTGTTGGAAGGACTTTTAAATCAGATTCACGGCGGCATGGAACCGTTTCTCAGTTATGATGATGTCAGTGAGTTGCCGCCGGAGCAATTCGAAGAAATGCAGCGGATCAAAATCCTCGTCGAGACCCGTCCGGCCAGGTATTTCACCTGTCGGGAATGTCCCGACGAGGACTGCGGGATGATTTCGCTGACTATCGATAGGGACAGAAAGACCGGCAAACAGATGGGATTCTTTCTGTGTCAAAAAGAACGCGGAGCCGGGCTTAAGAAGGTTGCCCTGGAACGGCTGCGGCGGTGGGAGATTCTGCCGGATAAAATCGAAGCCTATTTGAGATCTATTGCCCCCAAAAAGGAGAACCTCCCTCCTAAATCCAAGATCACAAAAAAGGAGGCCAATATTGCCATTCGAACATTGATCCCAGAGCTCAAGAGGGAGATGGGATTAAAAACAGACAAAGACTTTGAAAAAATAACAGCGAGGATACTGGCGGACAGGATTGGTTGCAGCCTTGGCTTAGTAAGCAGTTGCTCAGCCTGGAAAGCGTTTGTAAAAACACGATGCCAAAAGCAGACAACCTCTTCAAAGACGACCCGTCTTAACAAAGCCCTTTTAGATAATCTGTCCGCTGACGACAAGACACCTGATGAAATCGCAGCTGCAAAAGAGCTGGAGCAATTAGTCGCCGAGCAAAAGGCCGACATGGACCATCAGGACAATAAAAAAAACAGGGTTTTTCCAGATCGATAGCCCCCGTTCACGGGCTGTTCATGGCTTGTTCATGAACAGCCCGTAAAAATTTATCCCCTTTTTTTATATCAAAAACAGCGTTTTTCTGCCTCGAATCGCATTGTTCACGTGAACAGATTCATCCTACAGAGAATGACACTTTTTCTTTGTAGGAGTCATGAACAATGCAGGAAGAACATTTCACGGTTGGTCAGATCAGCGACCTGTTGCAAGAGCCCCCAGCCCGGATCAGCTATATCATCAGCAAACACCGCATCAAACCGACCGAGCGGATCGGGATTATCCGCCTGTTCAATGCCCAGCAGGTCGAGCTGATCCGGCAGTACCTCTATGACATTCAAATCCGGGGAGGGTGCTGATGTCCGCCTGCCCCCAAATCACCGCCCCTGCTCAGCTGGCGGGATACCTCACACTCCCCGAAGCGGCCAAACGACTGCCCCGCACCAACGGACGGCGGATTCATTCGTCGACCCTTTGGCGGTGGTGCCGCAAGGGATGCCGCGGCATCAAGCTCGACTACACCCGCGTCGGGCGAACGATCATGGTCACTGAGGAGGGGCTGAATCGGTTTTTCAGCGAACTGGCCAAGGCGGATGAACCTTCCGGCTCCCCGAACTTCAAATCCAGCCGCCGGAGACGACGCCGGCCAAGAAGTGCCCAGCGGCAGCGTGCCATTCAGGAATCCGAGGCCATCCTGCGGAAGGCCAAAATCCTGGTTTAACCCCATTTTTTATCGAAAGGAACGAACAGATGACTCTACTAAAATCCATTCACACGGGCAAACGCCCCGCCCCTCCGCGGCTGCTGCTGTACGGAACGGAAGGGATCGGCAAAAGCTCTTTCGCCGCCCAAGCCCTCAAGCCCATCTTCATTCCCACTGAGGACGGGCTGGGGGAAATCGACTGTGCCTCGTTCCCGCTGGCCAGGCAGCTGACCGAGGTCGAGGGGTATTTGAAGGCCCTGGCTCAGGAACCGCATGACTACCAGACGGTGGTGATCGACAGCCTCGACTGGCTCGAGCAGCTGATTTGGGAGGATTTGTGTCGCCTCAACAATGCGACCACCATCGAAAAGGTCGACGGCGGCTACGGCAAGGGCTACATCGCCGCCCTGCGCTTCTGGCGGCAAATCATCGATTCTCTCGATGTCCTGCACAAACAGCGCGGCATGGCCGTCATTTTGATCGCTCATGCCAAGATCGAGCGGTTTGAGGACCCGGAATCGACGGCGTATGACCGCTACTCACCCCGGCTGCACAAGCATGCCAGCGCCCTGGTCACCGAATGGGTCGATGCTGTCTTGTTCGCCACCCGCTCGTTCCGCACGGAGACCGAGGATGCCGGCTTTGGCCGCCAGCGGACGATTGCCGTCGGTGTCGGCCAGGAGGGAGGCGAGCGGATCCTCCGCACCACCGGCGGGCCGGCCTGTGTGGCCAAGAATCGTTACAAGCTGCCCTATGAGCTTCCCCTGTCCTGGGACGCGTTTGTCAATGCACTATCCAATCAACCCTTACAGAATCAGGAGTAAAAAACAATGGCTAATCTCAATGGTTTTGATGCAAACACGGTGGAACCGGTTCATGACTTTGATCCGATTCCAGCCGGCAAGTATGTCGCGGTGATCACCGCCAGCCAGTTCAAGGAGAACAAGAACAAGACGGGCCAGTACCTCGAGCTGACCTTTCAGGTCATCGAGGGTGACTACAAAAATCGCCACCTGTGGGCCCGGCTCTGTCTGAACCACCCCAATCCGACGACCTCGAAGATCGCCCGCGGGCATCTGGCGGCCATCTGCAAGGCGGTGGGTGTCCTGACGCCGCTGGACAGTGCCGAATTACACAATCTGCCGCTGGCCATCCATGTTGCCGTCAAAAAACGTACGGACACCGGCGAGCTGACCAACGAAATCAAGGGCTTTTCCCAGCGGGAATCGGCCGCTGCTCCGGCAGGAAACGGCCGATCCTCTATGGCGCCCTGGAGGAGATAGGCCGTGAATCGCAAACGCAAAGGGACTCGTCTGGAACACAAAACCATCGCGCAGCTGGCGGCCGCCGGATACGTTTGTATCCGGTCGGCCGCTTCCCTGGGGCCGTTCGACATCGTTGCCATGAGTCCGCTGGCCATTCGATGCATCCAGATCAAGGCCAACGACTGGCCCCGGCCGGACGAACGAGAAAGCTTGCGGAGGGCCGCCATGGGGCTGCCATCCAATGCCCGGGTCGAGTGCTGGCGATGGAATGATGGCGCCCGAGAACCCATCATCAAACGACTGGATGAACTTCCCTTATGAATGGAACTACTATGCTTCAATTACGACCTTATCAGCAAGAATCTGTCAACGCCGTCTATGATTATCTCCGAGATCGGGATGGTAATCCCTGCATCGTCATCCCGACCGCTGGCGGCAAGACCCCGGTGATGGCGACCATTTGCCGGGATGCGGTCAATCTGTGGGATGGCCGCGTGTTAGTGCTGGCCCACGTTAAGGAATTGTTGGAGCAAACAGCAGGTACGCTCCGTGACATGGCCCCGGATCTGGACATCGGGGTCTATTCAGCGGGACTTAGACGCAGGGACACCGAACACCGGATTATTGTGGCCGGGATTCAATCGGTCTACAAGCGGGCATGTGATCTGGGATCTTTTGACCTGATTCTTATCGATGAATCGCACATGTTACCCCCTGATGGCGAGGGACGCTATCGATCCTTCCTGGCCGATGCCCGAATCCTCAATCCCAATATCCGCCTCATCGGACTTACAGCCACGCCATACCGAATGACGACGGGCATGATCTGCGGGCCGGACAACCTGCTCAACGAGATTTGTTATGAGATCGGTGTTCGGGAACTGATCATCCAGGGATACCTGTGCCCCTTAAAAAGCAAGGCCGGCAAGCAAAAGGCCGACACCTCCGGCCTGCACATCCGCGGTGGGGAGTTTATCGCCGCCGAAGTGGAGGACCTGATGGACCAGGATGCCCTGGTCTCCTCGGCCTGCCGTGAAATCCTCGAGCAGACGGCCGATCGCAACAGCGTCCTGATCTTTGCCGCCAGCGTCCATCATGCCCGGCATATCCAACAAGTGCTCCAGCAGCGGACCCAACAGGAAGTGGGCCTGGTGACCGGAAATACACCGGCATCCGAACGGGCGGAACTGCTGGCCCGATTTAAGGGGCAACCCGTCCAGGCCGACATCTTCGGCCATCACAAACCGCCCCTCAAATACCTGGTCAACGTCAACGTCCTGACCACGGGATTTGATGCCCCGAATATCGATTGCGTGGTCTTGCTGCGTCCGACCAATTCTCCCGGACTCTATTACCAGATGGTCGGCCGTTCTTTCCGCCTCCATCCTTCCAAGCAGGACGCCCTGATCCTGGATTTTGGCGGCAATATTCTCCGGCACGGGCCGGTGGATGATCTGCAGATCCAGGAACGCCCCGGCGGCAATGGTCAGGCCCCAGCCAAGGAATGTCCCCAGTGCCATTCGGTCATCCATGCCGCCTATGCGACCTGTCCGAACTGCGGATATGAATTCCCGCCTCCGGAGCGGAAAAAACACGATTTTAGGGCCACCACCGCAAGCATTCTCTCCGGCCAGATGGAGGATACGGAGTACGAGGTGTTGAGCACACAGTATTCCCGCCATATCAAACGCAAG
The Anaerohalosphaeraceae bacterium genome window above contains:
- a CDS encoding ATP-binding protein encodes the protein MTLLKSIHTGKRPAPPRLLLYGTEGIGKSSFAAQALKPIFIPTEDGLGEIDCASFPLARQLTEVEGYLKALAQEPHDYQTVVIDSLDWLEQLIWEDLCRLNNATTIEKVDGGYGKGYIAALRFWRQIIDSLDVLHKQRGMAVILIAHAKIERFEDPESTAYDRYSPRLHKHASALVTEWVDAVLFATRSFRTETEDAGFGRQRTIAVGVGQEGGERILRTTGGPACVAKNRYKLPYELPLSWDAFVNALSNQPLQNQE
- a CDS encoding DEAD/DEAH box helicase family protein; amino-acid sequence: MLQLRPYQQESVNAVYDYLRDRDGNPCIVIPTAGGKTPVMATICRDAVNLWDGRVLVLAHVKELLEQTAGTLRDMAPDLDIGVYSAGLRRRDTEHRIIVAGIQSVYKRACDLGSFDLILIDESHMLPPDGEGRYRSFLADARILNPNIRLIGLTATPYRMTTGMICGPDNLLNEICYEIGVRELIIQGYLCPLKSKAGKQKADTSGLHIRGGEFIAAEVEDLMDQDALVSSACREILEQTADRNSVLIFAASVHHARHIQQVLQQRTQQEVGLVTGNTPASERAELLARFKGQPVQADIFGHHKPPLKYLVNVNVLTTGFDAPNIDCVVLLRPTNSPGLYYQMVGRSFRLHPSKQDALILDFGGNILRHGPVDDLQIQERPGGNGQAPAKECPQCHSVIHAAYATCPNCGYEFPPPERKKHDFRATTASILSGQMEDTEYEVLSTQYSRHIKRKAGPDDPPTLRVEYKLGLGHWQSEWICLEHSGYARAKAEAWWRARSDEPVPDTVEQALALAEAGALAETKQITVRRISGQKYDRIVAYQFGPKPPLLDGSQERDDGTLPEYSWAGDDIPI
- a CDS encoding helicase-related protein, with protein sequence MSAGMFIPGHIITGPLFNEPMRIETASENGNNSWTFGLVGTQTERFRRVTLTPSDLEQLHILDCSPTYQANGELLRLALQAYCLGIAYEFDPYFGLSISRVDPLPHQLEAVYDYLLKLARVRFLLADDAGAGKTIMAGLLLRELQMRGLAERILVVCPANLSFQWQRELKERFDEKFVVLKGGDIRDQFGINQWLEQKKIITSLDLAKRTEILPGLKQVRWDLVIVDEAHRMSWSPPSKKTARYALGELLRDTTDHILLLTATPHKGDPTNFSLFLQLLDYDAYADVRSIREAMERRRAPFYLRRTKEAMVYFPERRADGTWAAEKIFTKRIPHTVDFQLDGPEFDLYREVTRFVKLQSAKAAAQGDDPRARAVGFLMALYQRRLASSARAMRQSLENRARRLEEGLKRAQELSRFAPPDLPEPEELEEMEESERERLEQMLEAITLAGNAEQVREEIAELRGLAEQARAVEESDSEAKLSKLRDLLHKEGFFDHQKQRLLIFTEFKDTLDYLMEKLKSWGFEVGSIHGGMKPGSRDEPGTRLYSEQQFREGSIQVLVATEAAGEGINLQCCNILFNYDIPWNPNRLEQRMGRIHRYGQRKDCLIFNFVATNTIEGRVLQRLLEKLQEIRDALDDDAVFNVVGEVLPAAHVERILRDYYAGKLGDADLEERLLKDVDEGQFRAICQNALEGLASKKLNLEMLVERRARAQERRVVPETIARFIREAAEYVPLKLKIVDSLPHAFEPAQTPSVLRRFERQPDWKLPALASRYPRCSTDREIAEKNNLEWVTPGHPLFEAIRRHIFESGRETFSKGACFYSLKHETPSRLDFYRARVVDGLGHIVHEKLFAVEVKEGAAPVLREPGMLGDFIPGQPPAELPAVAAQPEPSGWLHENALIAFLEETRRERLSELQRIADHIELSLTELIQRADEEIGKAGEEVRKGIPGAEGRLAQAENRHAELLARRDCRRRELQQQRSLSLQAVERLTSVLILPHPQRQDPEIRHMQPNPQTEAVAMQVVIEYEKSQGRQVYDVHEKNLGYDLTSLDLASGELRLIEVKGLGAATGTIILTPNERRVAEDRRDCYWLYVVTNCCGTPELQEPIKDPARFPWQEVTKIQHYWMDVNAMTRPMEVRKRPSAYGSASTTENDI
- a CDS encoding DUF669 domain-containing protein, giving the protein MANLNGFDANTVEPVHDFDPIPAGKYVAVITASQFKENKNKTGQYLELTFQVIEGDYKNRHLWARLCLNHPNPTTSKIARGHLAAICKAVGVLTPLDSAELHNLPLAIHVAVKKRTDTGELTNEIKGFSQRESAAAPAGNGRSSMAPWRR
- a CDS encoding DUF3800 domain-containing protein codes for the protein MYIYLDESGDLGFDFSRRGTSSKFILRLLICHDGWARDDIKRAILRTIKNKVRGKCKKDKDCKELKGTNTSLPVKLYFYRQIRADSWSLYTLILNKRRVYPKFHPATGQSKLYNFLSRLIIQQIPLSDVQTNVRLIVDKSKNRSEIRDFNQYIQKYIEGQLPLNTGFTVEHLNSLEDPCLQAVDLFCWGIARKYRQRETDWYDVFARRICYEDEYLPQGSA
- a CDS encoding ATP-binding protein, whose amino-acid sequence is MRLIQLKVTNFRCYKDETIIDLDNLVVFVGKNDSGKSSLFDALNLFFDEKAAPDKDDVCVHADNANIRIACVFDDLPSNLVIDAQFPTDFKSEHLLNSQGFLEITKVYDCGLAKPKCSGVYARAAHPTADSYADLLSLTNEKLKKRASSLGVDLSNVNQTVNTELRRAIWAHATDLQCQEVDVELKAEAAKAIWDQIKKHLPVYAVFKSDRPSTDQDAEAQDPMKAAVKEAIKAQEDTLNQIAEKVKAEVQEIANRTVEKIAEMNPELARQLTPRVSNKNWDTLFSVNLTGDEDIPINKRGSGTRRLVLLNFFRAKAEKEAEEKSAGLIYAIEEPETSQHPHNQVMLVKALEDLAERPGCQVFLTTHTPMLARRFPQESLRLITRESGEPIVRHGKEEETIKEIVASLGVLPDHNIKVFFGVEGRNDINFLRIISKILHDAGEDIPDLGEAEDQGHLVFIPLGGSNLDLWVSRLEGFNRPEFYLMDRDTTPPAEPHYKALADAINQRANCRAWHTSKRELENYIHKDLIAAVYPKYAGAGVDFEDVPTLFAQAAHEASDSEHTWVDVLTDPEKLVPFPLNKF
- a CDS encoding helix-turn-helix domain-containing protein, encoding MSACPQITAPAQLAGYLTLPEAAKRLPRTNGRRIHSSTLWRWCRKGCRGIKLDYTRVGRTIMVTEEGLNRFFSELAKADEPSGSPNFKSSRRRRRRPRSAQRQRAIQESEAILRKAKILV